CAACTCTTCTGTTCAGTTCTTCATCCGACATGGTCGAAAATTCATTGTCTTCATCAGCAGTTCGTTTGCGCTTCTGATCAGTTGTCTCTGACCTCCTTAGAGTGTTCTTGCTCTCATTGATCATCCCTCCTTTCGCTTTTGCAGACTTACTTCGCTGATAAGTTTTTGCCTGAACATTTTCTCTGCCAGTTCCACAACCTTTATTCTGATCATCGCCTTTTGATACGTGGATTACCCTCTTTTCTTGGATAACTTCTGTATTTTGAGCTACGaggattacttcttcaatctttGTTTTCATATTGTTTCCCGCCTCTAATTGCCTTGGACTGCTTTTGTTGACAATTTGAGGGTATTGAGAAACAAATGAGGAAGCACTTCGAGCTTGGCTATGCATCATGTACTCTTGGTAACATTGGTCTTGTTGGTCTTTGGAAGCCGAAGAGAATGCGCCGTAGTCGGCGGCGATGATGAGGATGAGGGTGTTGGATATGGCAAACCAAAACTTGGAGTTCTTAAAGAGAGTTGAGAGGGAGAGGTTAAAAATATAGAAGATGCAAATATAAATAAgtataga
This genomic interval from Malus domestica chromosome 05, GDT2T_hap1 contains the following:
- the LOC103419762 gene encoding uncharacterized protein, with the translated sequence MAKLQTNLQQDLVKPYNSREYYPHKAKGISFLAFFFSILIYICIFYIFNLSLSTLFKNSKFWFAISNTLILIIAADYGAFSSASKDQQDQCYQEYMMHSQARSASSFVSQYPQIVNKSSPRQLEAGNNMKTKIEEVILVAQNTEVIQEKRVIHVSKGDDQNKGCGTGRENVQAKTYQRSKSAKAKGGMINESKNTLRRSETTDQKRKRTADEDNEFSTMSDEELNRRVEEFIQRFNRQIRLQSAATTFP